One Anolis carolinensis isolate JA03-04 chromosome 5, rAnoCar3.1.pri, whole genome shotgun sequence DNA segment encodes these proteins:
- the cct7 gene encoding T-complex protein 1 subunit eta produces MMPTPVILLKEGTDTSQGTPQLISNITACQVIAEAIRTTLGPRGMDKLIVDDRGKATISNDGATILKLLDVVHPAAKTLVDIAKSQDAEVGDGTTSVTLLAAELLKQIKPYVEEGLHPQIIIRAFRTATQLAVDKIKSIAVTIKKTDRQELRGLLEKCASTALSSKLISSQKEFFAKMVVDAVMMLDELLQIKMIGIKKVQGGALEDSQLVAGVAFKKTFSYAGFEMQPKKYQFTRIALLNIELELKAEKDNAEIRVNTVEDYQAIVDAEWNILYDKLDKLHKSGAKVILSKLPIGDVATQYFADRDMFCAGRVSEEDLKRTMMACGGSIQTSANSLTDDVLGRCELFEEVQVGGERYNFFTGCPKAKTCTIILRGGAEQFMEETERSLHDAIMIVRRAIKNDSVVAGGGAIEMEISKYLRDYSRTIPGKQQLLIGAYAKALEIIPRQLCDNAGFDATNILNKLRAKHAQGGMWYGVDVNNEDIADNFEACVWEPAVVRINALTAASEAACLIVSVDETIKNPRSTVDAPPMGRGRGRPHHH; encoded by the exons ATGATG CCCACACCGGTTATCCTGCTAAAGGAAGGCACAGATACTTCCCAGGGAACCCCTCAGCTTATTAGTAATATCACTGCCTGCCAAGTCATTGCAGAAGCCATCCGCACTACGCTCGGCCCCCGGGGCATGGACAAACTCATCGTCGATGACAGAG GCAAAGCAACTATTTCCAATGATGGTGCCACCATCCTGAAGCTCCTTGATGTAGTACACCCTGCTGCCAAGACCCTGGTAGACATCGCCAAATCCCAGGATGCTGAG GTTGGCGACGGCACCACGTCTGTTACCCTCCTAGCTGCTGAATTACTAAAGCAGATCAAGCCGTATGTGGAAGAAGGTCTCCACCCTCAGATTATCATCCGTGCCTTCCGTACCGCAACCCAGTTG GCTGTAGATAAGATCAAGAGCATTGCAGTCACAATcaagaagacagacagaca GGAGTTGAGAGGCCTGTTGGAGAAATGTGCAAGCACCGCCTTGAGCTCCAAACTGATTTCCTCACAGAAGGAGTTCTTTGCCAAGATGGTGGTGGATGCTGTCATGATGTTGGATGAGCTGCTGCAGATCAAAATGATTGGAATCAAGAAGGTGCAGGGAGGAGCCCTGGAG GATTCTCAGCTGGTGGCAGGGGTTGCCTTCAAGAAGACCTTCTCTTATGCTGGGTTTGAGATGCAGCCTAAGAAGTACCAGTTCACCAGGATTGCTTTGCTCAACATTGAGCTAGAGCTTAAGGCAGAGAAGGACAACGCTGAAATCAGGGTCAACACTGTAGAG GATTATCAGGCGATTGTGGATGCGGAGTGGAACATTTTGTATGACAAACTGGACAAACTCCACAAATCGGGGGCCAAGGTCATCCTCTCCAAGCTTCCCATTGGGGATGTGGCTACTCAGTACTTTGCTGACAGGGACATGTTCTGTGCCGGCCGAGTCTCCGAAGAAGACCTCAAGAGAACCATGATG GCCTGCGGTGGGTCCATCCAGACCAGTGCAAACTCCTTGACAGATGACGTCCTCGGGCGCTGTGAGCTCTTTGAGGAGGTGCAGGTTGGAGGCGAGAG GTATAATTTCTTCACCGGCTGCCCCAAAGCCAAAACTTGCACGATCATTCTGCGCGGAGGAGCGGAGCAGTTCATGGAGGAGACGGAGCGTTCCCTCCACGACGCCATCATGATTGTCAGACGGGCCATCAAG AATGATTCGGTCGTCGCTGGCGGTGGAGCCATAGAGATGGAGATCTCAAAGTACCTCCGAGACTATTCCAGAACCATTCCCGGCAAACAGCAGTTGCTGATAGGGGCTTATGCCAAAGCCCTGGAGATTATTCCGCGCCAGCTCTGCGATAATGCCGGCTTTGATGCCACAAACATCCTCAACAAGCTCCGGGCCAAGCATGCGCAG GGCGGGATGTGGTATGGCGTTGATGTGAACAACGAAGACATTGCAGACAACTTTGAGGCCTGTGTGTGGGAGCCGGCCGTGGTGCGCATCAACGCCTTGACGGCAGCCTCCGAAGCAGCGTGCCTCATTGTGTCGGTGGACGAGACCATCAAGAACCCCCGTTCCACAGTCGATGCCCCCCCTATGGGCCGTGGCAGAGGCCGGCCCCATCACCACTGA